From Salinicola endophyticus:
TATACTCGAAGACCGTTTTCGCTTGGTGCCGGTGGCTTGGCCGCCGCGCCCTCGACCCGGCTCCCGCCCGCGCCCGCGCGAGGCTCTGGGAGCGACGCTATGAGTGCACCATGTCTGACAAGATGGCCGAACAGGACGTTCCCCAGGACTTCGCCACCACGCTGACTCAACTGGAGCGGCTGGTGGCGCAGCTCGAATCCGGCGAACTGACGCTGGAAGCCTCACTGGCCGCCTTCGAGCGCGGCATCCGTCTGACCCGCGACGCCCAGAGCCGCCTCGATGGCGCCGAGCTCAAGGTGCAGGCGCTGCTCGAACAGGCCGACGGCACGCTGCAGTCGGTACCGTTCGAGACCACTGGAGAGCCGCCGAATGAGCCCTGAGCGCGTGCTCGAACAGGCGCCGCCGGAAGCCGCCGTCGCCGCCGCGCGGGCGCGCAGCGAGCAGGTGCTGGCGGCCTGGCTGGAGCGCTCGCCGGGGGTGTCGGCGGCACTCGACGAGGCGCTGCGCTACAGCGTGCTCGGCAGTGGCAAGCGGCTGCGCCCGGTGCTGGTCTATCTCGCCGGACAGGCGCTGGGGGCGCAGACCGATGCGCTCGACCCCGCCGCCGCCGCGCTGGAAATGATCCACGCCTACTCGCTGGTTCACGACGATCTGCCGGCGATGGACGACGATGACCTGCGCCGCGGCCGGCCCACGGTGCACCGCGCCTTCGACGAGCCGCTGGCGATCCTCGCCGGCGACGCCCTGCAGACGCTGGCCTTCGAGGTGCTCGCCTCGCGCGAGCATCCGCGCCTCGCCGCGCTCGTCACTACCCTGGCCCAGGCCGCCGGCCGTGACGGCATGGCGGCGGGGCAGGCGATCGATCTTGCCGCGGTGGGCACACCGCTCGACCTCGCCGCGCTGCAGGCGATGCACCAGCACAAGACCGGTGCGCTGATCCGTGCCGGGGTACGTCTGGGGGCGCTGGTGGCGGTGGCCGAGAGCGACCCGCGGGTAGCGGCGCTCGACCGCTACGCCGCGGCCATCGGGCTGGCGTTTCAGATCCACGACGACGTGCTCGACGTCACCGGCGATACCCAGACCCTGGGCAAGACCTCGGGCGCCGATGCGCACCGCGACAAGCCGACCTATCCTGCGCTGCTGGGGCTGGAGCGCGCCCAGGCGCGGGCCCGCGAGCTCCTCGACGAAGCCCTCGCGGCGCTGGCGCCGCTGGGTGACGCGGGCGCGCCGCTGGCGTGGCTGGCCCGTTTCATGATCGATCGCGATCACTGACCGGTAACGACCTATTCTATGAAGCTGTTCGACGAGATCCCCACGCAGCGCCCGTTGACGCCGCTGCTCGACACGCTCGATGCGCCGGCCGGGCTGCGCCGGATGACGCTGGCGCAGCTGCGCCAGGTCGCCGACGAGCTGCGCGCCTACCTGCTCTACAGCGTCGGTGTCAGCGGCGGCCATTTCGGCGCCGGGCTCGGCGTGGTCGAACTCACGGTGGCGCTGCACCGCGCGCT
This genomic window contains:
- a CDS encoding farnesyl diphosphate synthase → MSPERVLEQAPPEAAVAAARARSEQVLAAWLERSPGVSAALDEALRYSVLGSGKRLRPVLVYLAGQALGAQTDALDPAAAALEMIHAYSLVHDDLPAMDDDDLRRGRPTVHRAFDEPLAILAGDALQTLAFEVLASREHPRLAALVTTLAQAAGRDGMAAGQAIDLAAVGTPLDLAALQAMHQHKTGALIRAGVRLGALVAVAESDPRVAALDRYAAAIGLAFQIHDDVLDVTGDTQTLGKTSGADAHRDKPTYPALLGLERAQARARELLDEALAALAPLGDAGAPLAWLARFMIDRDH
- a CDS encoding exodeoxyribonuclease VII small subunit, which gives rise to MSDKMAEQDVPQDFATTLTQLERLVAQLESGELTLEASLAAFERGIRLTRDAQSRLDGAELKVQALLEQADGTLQSVPFETTGEPPNEP